The genomic segment ATGCACACTGTCAGCCGGATATTTTGACTCCACATCTTGCCAAGGGTTATCCTCTAGCTGCTTTATACCTAAAGAAACTTTTGCATTTTCCTTATCTATTTTTATAATTTTAACTTTTATGGTCTGACCACAAGAAAAAACTGCAGATGGATGACTTACTCTACTCCAAGAGATATCTGTAATGTGTAACAATCCATCTATAACTCCTACTACATCTGATTCGTGAATACCAACAAATACACCATAGTGAGTAATGCTTTTTATCTTTCCCTCTATTATGTCGCCCTCATTTAAGGATTCTAAAAATTTAGTTTTTTCATCAGCATGCAATTTTTCTAGCACCAGCTTTCTTGATACTACAATGTTACCCTGTTTCTTATCCATTTTTAGTACGATGAACTTTTGCTCAGTTTCAATAAGGTGCTTAGCATCCTTTACTTGCTTCAAATCCACATGACTCAACGGTAAAAAGGCGCTTATTCCATCACCAAGGTCAACAATAAAGCCACATTTAATTGAGCGTTTAATAACTCCGCCTACTTCAGCTTTCGTAACAGCATCTTCTTCTAACTTGTTCCATTTTTCGTCCCTGATTGCTTTTTCACGGCTAAGAACAACATTACCATGATAATCTTCGATTCTTTCCACATAAACTCTAATTTTAGAGCCAACAGTAATCTCATCATTACAACCGAGCTCCTTGGTTGCGATTCTCCCATCAGACTTTAAACCAACATCGACTACGATGTCGTTAGGGTTTACTCTTGTAATTATACCTTCTACTACATCTCCTTCTTTAATTTTATTAATAAAAGAATCTTCAAATAGAACATTACCTTGACCTTCAAACTGACCTTGACATATCTCTTCTATAAACTTGTTTGATGATAATTTTCTAATGCTACCCGGTAGATTTACAGATGGATCATTATTATTCATGCAATGTGACCTTCAATTTAAACATTATTAGAAACTATATATTATACAACATTAACAACCAGTTACAAACAATTTTTTGTTAACCAATCTTCGAGGATTATTGTGAAGCTACATTAAAGTATAACTGGTTAAAATGGACTATTGTGGCAAATTTTGCAGTACATCAAAATTAACATTGGTGGAGGCAAGCGGGATCGAACCGCTGACCTTCTGCGTGCAAAACAGATGCTCTACCAGCTGAGCTATACCCCCAAAGTCTCACAATTCTTACTTAAAGAATAAATCACCCAAGCAAAAGTGCAAGAAGTATTTACTGTAGGCTCCCTACAAAACGCAGTATATCATATAATTTATTTAACTACATATGAAAATTTTAGTTTGATTAAAATGGATAAAAGCTGTATTGATGTTTAGTGCCGCTGAAAAATGAAACGATCCCGTAGCTCAGCCGGTAGAGCAACTGACTTTTAATCAGTGGGTCGCGCGTTCGATTCGCGCCGGGATCACTTTACCTGTTTAGCAGAGTGGTAAAACAAGATAGACAAAGTAGTATAAGGAAGATGATCTTAAAATGCTGCTTGATTAACAGATTTACTGATATCGGTATGCCTGTTTTTGAATTTGCTTTGTAAATCCCTTCCATCCCTCCTGCTCATTAGTAACTAAAGCCCGCTAAACAAATACGTTTATTTTTTATTCTCGTCATCAAGCTTAAACAAGATTATCGTAGAGATTAAGCCGATTATGACTATCATTAACGAAAATGGGGCAGCTTCTTTATAACGCTCATCGC from the Candidatus Wolbachia massiliensis genome contains:
- a CDS encoding 30S ribosomal protein S1; its protein translation is MNNNDPSVNLPGSIRKLSSNKFIEEICQGQFEGQGNVLFEDSFINKIKEGDVVEGIITRVNPNDIVVDVGLKSDGRIATKELGCNDEITVGSKIRVYVERIEDYHGNVVLSREKAIRDEKWNKLEEDAVTKAEVGGVIKRSIKCGFIVDLGDGISAFLPLSHVDLKQVKDAKHLIETEQKFIVLKMDKKQGNIVVSRKLVLEKLHADEKTKFLESLNEGDIIEGKIKSITHYGVFVGIHESDVVGVIDGLLHITDISWSRVSHPSAVFSCGQTIKVKIIKIDKENAKVSLGIKQLEDNPWQDVESKYPADSVHKGHITSIEDYGLFVELRPGIEGLVHSSEITWVKSNLPVSSLVTRGQEVSVKVLSVDTTKNRMSLSMKRCVDNPWQVFVNKYPPSSIVSCKVKSNTGSYISVAFDDCEIDENVEGTIYAQDLSWSKNGLDEIRKYNVGDTIEAKVIRANVNRTRIYLGIKHMEYDPLEELIKNVRVGDKMQVTVGKREESGLVVEVENDVVLLIDQEHLPENKKFSISERIEVEVLGVEKYNIILSAK